A genomic stretch from Caloenas nicobarica isolate bCalNic1 chromosome 3, bCalNic1.hap1, whole genome shotgun sequence includes:
- the LOC135986599 gene encoding ATP-binding cassette sub-family G member 5-like, with translation MSGRGSPALERSSSCELMSEEEAAAQPGDSISVQGVSYTIREHVGAWWNLSLYYKKQTRQILKDVSFHIESGQIMGILGSSGSGKTTLLDAISGRLGQKDNFFGEVYVNGRQLKKEQFRDCFSYVPQSDTLLSFLTIRESLTYTALLTLQKRSNDLIKKKVDAVMAELSLSHIADKIIGSRIFAGISGGEKRRVSIAAQLLQDPKIMLLDEPTTGLDCLTANQIVSLLTELAHKGRIVIITIHQPRSELFRLFDKIAIMSVGEMVFYGNPMEMITFFSDCGYSCYEQSNPLDFYVDLTSVDTHSKERELETYSRVQVIVSAYKNSEIFSEVLATIERTKCMKELPPIPFKNKDSPNAFYKLWILFRRITKNFSRDKMGITMRILQNLLFGLFVAFFLLRLRNDQLKGAVQDRVGFVYQCVTAFPCTGILNAVALFPPLRAISDQESKDGLYKKWQMLLAYIVHFLPFSVISVAIFSTLVYWTVGLYPDASRFGIFFAVILACHTIGELLPLVLLGVIQNPQVVQSGVLLINLAGVIVGTGLVRTIEEMPTPFKILRYLTFQKYSTEVLIVNEFHGLNFTCGKSDSSTAINPLCGFSHGIQFIEKNFPDALSWFTINFLILYAFLPGLAIIAILSFKIRDRIIGRQ, from the exons ATGTCGGGCAGGGGCTCTCCTGCcctggagaggagcagcagtTGTGAGCTGATGAGTGAGGAGGAGGCTGCGGCACAGCCCGGTGACAGCATCAGTGTCCAGGGTGTCTCCTACACCATCAG agAACATGTTGGCGCATGGTGGAACCTTTCTTTATATTATAAAAAACAGACCCGGCAAATACTTAAGGATGTTTCATTTCACATAGAGAGTGGCCAGATTATGGGCATTTTAGGAAGCTCTG GATCTGGGAAAACAACACTTCTGGATGCAATATCAGGAAGACTGGGTCAGAAAGACAACTTCTTTGGTGAAGTGTATGTGAATGGGCGTCAGCTGAAGAAGGAACAGTTTAGAGATTGCTTCTCTTATGTACCACAG AGCGACACATTGTTAAGCTTCCTCACCATCCGAGAGTCTCTGACCTACACTGCTTTACTAACCCTTCAGAAACGCTCCAATGACTTAATCAAGAAGAAG gtagATGCGGTTATGGCTGAGCTGAGTCTCAGCCACATTGCTGACAAAATAATCGGAAGCCGTATTTTTGCAGGAATTTCTGGGGGTGAGAAGCGTCGTGTTTCAATTGCAGCCCAACTATTACAAGATCCCA AGATCATGCTGCTTGATGAACCAACAACAGGGCTGGACTGCCTGACTGCAAACCAGATTGTCTCGCTTCTCACAGAGCTTGCACACAAAGGCAGGATTGTGATTATTACAATTCATCAGCCTCGCTCAGAACTCTTCAGG TTATTTGACAAAATAGCCATCATGAGCGTTGGAGAAATGGTTTTCTATGGGAACCCTATGGAAATGATCACATTTTTTAGTGACTGTGGCTATTCTTGTTATGAGCAATCAAATCCTCTTGACTTCTATG TGGATCTGACATCTGTGGACACTCACAGCAAGGAACGGGAACTCGAAACCTACAGTAGAGTTCAGGTAATTGTATCAGCCTACAAAAACTCAGAGATCTTTAGCGAAGTACTGGCCACCATTGAAAGAACAAAGTGTATGAAAGAGCTGCCACCAATACCATTCAAAAACAAAGACTCACCGAATGCCTTTTACAAATTATGGATTCTTTTCCg GAGGATAACAAAAAACTTCTCCAGAGATAAGATGGGCATCACCATGCGTATCCTCCAGAATCTGTTATTCGGCTTGTTTgtagcatttttccttcttcgATTAAGGAACGACCAGCTAAAAGGAGCTGTGCAGGACCGTGTGGGGTTTGTCTACCAGTGCGTGACTGCCTTCCCCTGCACAGGGATACTCAATGCTGTTGCCCTTT TCCCACCTTTACGTGCTATCAGTGACCAAGAAAGTAAAGATGGCTTGTATAAGAAGTGGCAAATGCTTTTAGCTTATATAGTACATTTCCTGCCCTTCAGTGTCATCAGCGTGGCAATTTTCAGCACCTTAGTATACTG GACTGTAGGGTTGTATCCTGATGCTTCCagatttggaattttttttgctgttatctTGGCATGTCACACCATTGGTGAACTACTACCACTTGTTCTACTTGGTGTGATTCAAAACCCACAAGTAGTCCAAAGCGGAGTGCTGCTAATTAATTTAGCAGGTGTGATAGTGGGAACTGGACTAGTAAG GACTATCGAAGAAATGCCGAcaccttttaaaattctcaGATATCTTACCTTTCAAAAATACAGCACTGAGGTTCTTATAGTCAATGAATTTCATGGCTTAAACTTCACATGTGGTaagt CCGACAGTTCCACTGCAATTAATCCTCTGTGTGGTTTCTCCCATGGCATTCAGttcattgaaaaaaattttCCTGATGCGTTGTCCTGGTTCACCATCAATTTCTTAATCCTCTATGCTTTTCTACCAGGACTTGCCATTATAGCAATCCTGAGCTTCAAAATAAGAGACAGAATTATTGGCAGGCAATAA